From a single Lolium rigidum isolate FL_2022 chromosome 7, APGP_CSIRO_Lrig_0.1, whole genome shotgun sequence genomic region:
- the LOC124676318 gene encoding beta-fructofuranosidase, insoluble isoenzyme 3-like isoform X3, producing MYYKGLYHLFYQYNPKGAVWGNIIWAHSVSTDLIDWVALEPAIYPSKPFDVKGCWSGSATVLPSGMPVIMYTGIDPRERQVQNVAYPANLSDPFLRQWIKPTYNPIIFPDEGINASAFRDPTTAWYGPDGHWRLIVGSKEYMRGIAILYRSRDFKIWVKAHHSLHAGDTGMWECPDFYPVAVAGGSRPHRSGVDTTELHNRTVAEEVKYVLKVSLDLTRYEYYTVGTYDHGKDRYTPDPLFPDNDYGLRYDYGDFYASKTFFDPAKKRRVLWGWANESDTVPDDRQKGWAGIQAIPRKIFLSRSGRQLIQWPVEEIKSLRGNHVNVSNKAVKSGNYFKVTGFKSSDVEAAFAIKNLDKAEKFDPAWRTDAQGLCKKLNSHVKGGVGPFGLWLLASDDLKERTAVFFRVFKTNDTNYVVLMCNDPTRSSYESKIYRPTFAGFVNIDIAKTKKIALRTLIDHSVVESFGAGGKTCILTRVYPRKAIGDDAQLFVFNNGESEIKVTNLHAWEMKTPTMNQPE from the exons ATGTATTACAAGGGCTTGTACCACCTCTTCTACCAGTACAACCCCAAGGGCGCCGTGTGGGGCAACATCATTTGGGCGCACTCGGTGTCGACGGACCTGATCGACTGGGTGGCGCTGGAGCCCGCGATCTACCCGTCCAAGCCGTTCGACGTCAAGGGCTGCTGGTCGGGCTCCGCCACCGTGCTGCCCAGCGGCATGCCCGTCATCATGTACACCGGCATCGACCCCCGCGAGCGGCAGGTGCAGAACGTGGCCTACCCGGCCAACCTCTCCGACCCTTTCCTCCGCCAGTGGATCAAGCCCACCTACAACCCCATCATCTTCCCCGATGAGGGCATCAACGCCAGCGCCTTCCGTGATCCCACCACTGCCTGGTACGGGCCAGACGG ACACTGGAGGTTGATTGTGGGCAGCAAGGAGTACATGAGGGGGATCGCGATACTGTACCGGAGCCGGGACTTCAAGATTTGGGTGAAGGCGCACCACTCGCTGCACGCGGGGGACACGGGGATGTGGGAGTGCCCGGACTTCTACCCCGTGGCGGTGGCCGGTGGCAGCCGCCCCCACCGGAGCGGCGTGGACACGACGGAGCTGCACAACCGCACCGTGGCGGAGGAGGTGAAGTACGTGCTGAAGGTGAGCCTGGACCTGACGCGGTACGAGTACTACACCGTCGGCACCTACGACCACGGCAAGGACCGCTACACCCCGGACCCCCTCTTCCCGGACAACGACTACGGCCTCCGCTACGACTACGGCGACTTCTACGCCTCCAAGACCTTCTTCGACCCGGCCAAGAAGCGCCGAGTGCTGTGGGGATGGGCCAACGAGTCTGACACCGTCCCCGACGACCGACAAAAGGGCTGGGCTGGCATCCAG GCGATACCGAGGAAGATCTTCCTATCGCGGAGCGGTAGGCAGCTGATCCAGTGGCCGGTGGAGGAGATCAAGTCGCTGCGCGGGAACCACGTCAATGTCAGCAACAAGGCCGTCAAGAGCGGCAACTACTTCAAGGTCACCGGATTCAAATCC tcGGACGTGGAGGCGGCGTTCGCGATCAAGAACCTGGACAAGGCGGAGAAGTTCGACCCGGCGTGGCGGACCGACGCGCAGGGGCTGTGCAAGAAGCTCAACTCGCACGTCAAGGGCGGCGTGGGGCCGTTCGGGCTCTGGCTGTTGGCCTCCGACGACCTCAAGGAGAGGACGGCCGTCTTCTTCAGGGTGTTCAAGACCAACGACACTAACTACGTCGTCCTCATGTGCAATGACCCTACAAG GTCGTCCTACGAGTCAAAGATCTACAGGCCGACCTTTGCAGGCTTCGTGAACATCGACATtgccaagaccaagaagatcgctCTAAGGACACTG ATCGACCACTCCGTGGTGGAGAGCTTCGGAGCTGGTGGCAAGACGTGCATCCTCACCAGGGTCTACCCGAGGAAGGCCATCGGCGACGACGCGCAACTCTTCGTCTTCAATAACGGCGAGTCGGAGATCAAGGTCACGAACCTGCACGCGTGGGAGATGAAGACGCCAACGATGAACCAGCCGGAGTAG
- the LOC124676318 gene encoding beta-fructofuranosidase, insoluble isoenzyme 3-like isoform X1: MRTAAALLIVTLICWAALVRASHIVYPELQSLEAKEVDKELRTGYHFQPPKHWINDPNGPMYYKGLYHLFYQYNPKGAVWGNIIWAHSVSTDLIDWVALEPAIYPSKPFDVKGCWSGSATVLPSGMPVIMYTGIDPRERQVQNVAYPANLSDPFLRQWIKPTYNPIIFPDEGINASAFRDPTTAWYGPDGHWRLIVGSKEYMRGIAILYRSRDFKIWVKAHHSLHAGDTGMWECPDFYPVAVAGGSRPHRSGVDTTELHNRTVAEEVKYVLKVSLDLTRYEYYTVGTYDHGKDRYTPDPLFPDNDYGLRYDYGDFYASKTFFDPAKKRRVLWGWANESDTVPDDRQKGWAGIQAIPRKIFLSRSGRQLIQWPVEEIKSLRGNHVNVSNKAVKSGNYFKVTGFKSVQSDVEAAFAIKNLDKAEKFDPAWRTDAQGLCKKLNSHVKGGVGPFGLWLLASDDLKERTAVFFRVFKTNDTNYVVLMCNDPTRSSYESKIYRPTFAGFVNIDIAKTKKIALRTLIDHSVVESFGAGGKTCILTRVYPRKAIGDDAQLFVFNNGESEIKVTNLHAWEMKTPTMNQPE; the protein is encoded by the exons atgaggacggcggcggcgctgttGATTGTGACCCTGATCTGTTGGGCGGCCTTGGTGCGCGCATCGCACATCGTTTACCCGGAGCTTCAGTCTTTGGAGGCCAAGGAGGTGGACAAGGAGCTACGCACCGGGTACCACTTCCAGCCTCCTAAGCATTGGATCAATG ATCCGAATG GGCCGATGTATTACAAGGGCTTGTACCACCTCTTCTACCAGTACAACCCCAAGGGCGCCGTGTGGGGCAACATCATTTGGGCGCACTCGGTGTCGACGGACCTGATCGACTGGGTGGCGCTGGAGCCCGCGATCTACCCGTCCAAGCCGTTCGACGTCAAGGGCTGCTGGTCGGGCTCCGCCACCGTGCTGCCCAGCGGCATGCCCGTCATCATGTACACCGGCATCGACCCCCGCGAGCGGCAGGTGCAGAACGTGGCCTACCCGGCCAACCTCTCCGACCCTTTCCTCCGCCAGTGGATCAAGCCCACCTACAACCCCATCATCTTCCCCGATGAGGGCATCAACGCCAGCGCCTTCCGTGATCCCACCACTGCCTGGTACGGGCCAGACGG ACACTGGAGGTTGATTGTGGGCAGCAAGGAGTACATGAGGGGGATCGCGATACTGTACCGGAGCCGGGACTTCAAGATTTGGGTGAAGGCGCACCACTCGCTGCACGCGGGGGACACGGGGATGTGGGAGTGCCCGGACTTCTACCCCGTGGCGGTGGCCGGTGGCAGCCGCCCCCACCGGAGCGGCGTGGACACGACGGAGCTGCACAACCGCACCGTGGCGGAGGAGGTGAAGTACGTGCTGAAGGTGAGCCTGGACCTGACGCGGTACGAGTACTACACCGTCGGCACCTACGACCACGGCAAGGACCGCTACACCCCGGACCCCCTCTTCCCGGACAACGACTACGGCCTCCGCTACGACTACGGCGACTTCTACGCCTCCAAGACCTTCTTCGACCCGGCCAAGAAGCGCCGAGTGCTGTGGGGATGGGCCAACGAGTCTGACACCGTCCCCGACGACCGACAAAAGGGCTGGGCTGGCATCCAG GCGATACCGAGGAAGATCTTCCTATCGCGGAGCGGTAGGCAGCTGATCCAGTGGCCGGTGGAGGAGATCAAGTCGCTGCGCGGGAACCACGTCAATGTCAGCAACAAGGCCGTCAAGAGCGGCAACTACTTCAAGGTCACCGGATTCAAATCCGTGCAG tcGGACGTGGAGGCGGCGTTCGCGATCAAGAACCTGGACAAGGCGGAGAAGTTCGACCCGGCGTGGCGGACCGACGCGCAGGGGCTGTGCAAGAAGCTCAACTCGCACGTCAAGGGCGGCGTGGGGCCGTTCGGGCTCTGGCTGTTGGCCTCCGACGACCTCAAGGAGAGGACGGCCGTCTTCTTCAGGGTGTTCAAGACCAACGACACTAACTACGTCGTCCTCATGTGCAATGACCCTACAAG GTCGTCCTACGAGTCAAAGATCTACAGGCCGACCTTTGCAGGCTTCGTGAACATCGACATtgccaagaccaagaagatcgctCTAAGGACACTG ATCGACCACTCCGTGGTGGAGAGCTTCGGAGCTGGTGGCAAGACGTGCATCCTCACCAGGGTCTACCCGAGGAAGGCCATCGGCGACGACGCGCAACTCTTCGTCTTCAATAACGGCGAGTCGGAGATCAAGGTCACGAACCTGCACGCGTGGGAGATGAAGACGCCAACGATGAACCAGCCGGAGTAG
- the LOC124676318 gene encoding beta-fructofuranosidase, insoluble isoenzyme 3-like isoform X2 yields the protein MRTAAALLIVTLICWAALVRASHIVYPELQSLEAKEVDKELRTGYHFQPPKHWINGPMYYKGLYHLFYQYNPKGAVWGNIIWAHSVSTDLIDWVALEPAIYPSKPFDVKGCWSGSATVLPSGMPVIMYTGIDPRERQVQNVAYPANLSDPFLRQWIKPTYNPIIFPDEGINASAFRDPTTAWYGPDGHWRLIVGSKEYMRGIAILYRSRDFKIWVKAHHSLHAGDTGMWECPDFYPVAVAGGSRPHRSGVDTTELHNRTVAEEVKYVLKVSLDLTRYEYYTVGTYDHGKDRYTPDPLFPDNDYGLRYDYGDFYASKTFFDPAKKRRVLWGWANESDTVPDDRQKGWAGIQAIPRKIFLSRSGRQLIQWPVEEIKSLRGNHVNVSNKAVKSGNYFKVTGFKSVQSDVEAAFAIKNLDKAEKFDPAWRTDAQGLCKKLNSHVKGGVGPFGLWLLASDDLKERTAVFFRVFKTNDTNYVVLMCNDPTRSSYESKIYRPTFAGFVNIDIAKTKKIALRTLIDHSVVESFGAGGKTCILTRVYPRKAIGDDAQLFVFNNGESEIKVTNLHAWEMKTPTMNQPE from the exons atgaggacggcggcggcgctgttGATTGTGACCCTGATCTGTTGGGCGGCCTTGGTGCGCGCATCGCACATCGTTTACCCGGAGCTTCAGTCTTTGGAGGCCAAGGAGGTGGACAAGGAGCTACGCACCGGGTACCACTTCCAGCCTCCTAAGCATTGGATCAATG GGCCGATGTATTACAAGGGCTTGTACCACCTCTTCTACCAGTACAACCCCAAGGGCGCCGTGTGGGGCAACATCATTTGGGCGCACTCGGTGTCGACGGACCTGATCGACTGGGTGGCGCTGGAGCCCGCGATCTACCCGTCCAAGCCGTTCGACGTCAAGGGCTGCTGGTCGGGCTCCGCCACCGTGCTGCCCAGCGGCATGCCCGTCATCATGTACACCGGCATCGACCCCCGCGAGCGGCAGGTGCAGAACGTGGCCTACCCGGCCAACCTCTCCGACCCTTTCCTCCGCCAGTGGATCAAGCCCACCTACAACCCCATCATCTTCCCCGATGAGGGCATCAACGCCAGCGCCTTCCGTGATCCCACCACTGCCTGGTACGGGCCAGACGG ACACTGGAGGTTGATTGTGGGCAGCAAGGAGTACATGAGGGGGATCGCGATACTGTACCGGAGCCGGGACTTCAAGATTTGGGTGAAGGCGCACCACTCGCTGCACGCGGGGGACACGGGGATGTGGGAGTGCCCGGACTTCTACCCCGTGGCGGTGGCCGGTGGCAGCCGCCCCCACCGGAGCGGCGTGGACACGACGGAGCTGCACAACCGCACCGTGGCGGAGGAGGTGAAGTACGTGCTGAAGGTGAGCCTGGACCTGACGCGGTACGAGTACTACACCGTCGGCACCTACGACCACGGCAAGGACCGCTACACCCCGGACCCCCTCTTCCCGGACAACGACTACGGCCTCCGCTACGACTACGGCGACTTCTACGCCTCCAAGACCTTCTTCGACCCGGCCAAGAAGCGCCGAGTGCTGTGGGGATGGGCCAACGAGTCTGACACCGTCCCCGACGACCGACAAAAGGGCTGGGCTGGCATCCAG GCGATACCGAGGAAGATCTTCCTATCGCGGAGCGGTAGGCAGCTGATCCAGTGGCCGGTGGAGGAGATCAAGTCGCTGCGCGGGAACCACGTCAATGTCAGCAACAAGGCCGTCAAGAGCGGCAACTACTTCAAGGTCACCGGATTCAAATCCGTGCAG tcGGACGTGGAGGCGGCGTTCGCGATCAAGAACCTGGACAAGGCGGAGAAGTTCGACCCGGCGTGGCGGACCGACGCGCAGGGGCTGTGCAAGAAGCTCAACTCGCACGTCAAGGGCGGCGTGGGGCCGTTCGGGCTCTGGCTGTTGGCCTCCGACGACCTCAAGGAGAGGACGGCCGTCTTCTTCAGGGTGTTCAAGACCAACGACACTAACTACGTCGTCCTCATGTGCAATGACCCTACAAG GTCGTCCTACGAGTCAAAGATCTACAGGCCGACCTTTGCAGGCTTCGTGAACATCGACATtgccaagaccaagaagatcgctCTAAGGACACTG ATCGACCACTCCGTGGTGGAGAGCTTCGGAGCTGGTGGCAAGACGTGCATCCTCACCAGGGTCTACCCGAGGAAGGCCATCGGCGACGACGCGCAACTCTTCGTCTTCAATAACGGCGAGTCGGAGATCAAGGTCACGAACCTGCACGCGTGGGAGATGAAGACGCCAACGATGAACCAGCCGGAGTAG